From Brienomyrus brachyistius isolate T26 chromosome 18, BBRACH_0.4, whole genome shotgun sequence, one genomic window encodes:
- the znf512b gene encoding zinc finger protein 512B isoform X2, whose amino-acid sequence METSSGTLGKLTLGANKGRPVKPPHPPETAWAAGAGDSRHGFACNERAEGKKKGRPRVEIHELRSIPAAMMVQWKEDFKSRSRVKCPSPGCWLEFPSIYGLKYHYQRCQGVSAAPNRATLSEKLSHSCPYCEAAFASKIRLQKHKVWNHPERVSQEPKDESKLPKGSAKATVKKRPAENAAAAPVAKVKKEALQLSQNGECAAPIADRNPHAARQAASSETSPDTPGGSESEGGSLPPPFPEEDPERTKHRRKQKAPKKFTGEQPSISGTFGLKGINKVEEKLKSGRCKKPDGGAFNEEPVRKTQTPVPKKEPSPPCSGSPEVQWQHAISERGEVVCPTCSLVTRKTVLGLRKHMEICQKLQDALRCQQCQKQFRSKAGLNYHTMAEHSSQPSGGEGQAGDEQEERDRLRRVLKQMGRIKCPVQGCSAHFCSLMGYQYHQKRCGKELSEADKPVFKCQHCDKTYRSKAGRDYHLRSEHAATPAASPTLKAEDLPVARNPDALGKVARPLKQEERDTGETRETQDEQEQEEELNLEEDFERTPSGRVRRRSAQVAVFHLQEIAEDELTKEWGAKRRNKDDLVPDIKRLNYTRPGLPKFSPRLLDNWKNEVKEKGFICCQNSNCEAVYSSVSGLKAHLANCNKGNDAAGKYRCLLCQKEFSSESGVKYHINKTHSQNWFRAASHETASIKRKEPQNGLKTEPQGGSGAGKKRGRKPKARPPSATQKDAGDPVPSETQSLNPTPAASAPKTETFPPLPGDRPHPKKC is encoded by the exons GCTTCGCTTGTAACGAGAGAGCGGAAGGGAAGAAGAAGGGCCGCCCACGAGTGGAGATCCATGAGCTGAGGAGCATTCCG GCTGccatgatggtccagtggaaggagGACTTCAAGAGCCGCTCCAGAGTGAAGTGTCCCAGCCCAGGCTGCTGGCTGGAGTTCCCCAGCATCTACGGGCTCAAGTACCACTACCAGCGCTGCCAGGGGGTGAGTGCTGCTCCCAACAGG GCGACTCTGTCGGAGAAGCTGAGCCATAGCTGCCCGTACTGCGAGGCCGCCTTCGCCTCCAAGATACGCTTGCAGAAGCACAAGGTCTGGAATCACCCCGAGAGGGTGTCCCAGGAGCCCAAGGACGAGAGCAAGTTGCCGAAGGGGTCAGCCAAGGCCACGGTGAAAAAGAG GCCGGCGGAGAATGCGGCGGCAGCCCCTGTCGCCAAGGTGAAGAAGGAGGCCTTGCAGCTGTCACAGAACGGCGAGTGTGCCGCGCCCATCGCCGACCGCAATCCACACGCCGCTCGCCAGGCAGCGTCCTCTGAGACCTCGCCCGATACGCCGGGGGGGAGCGAGAGTGAGGGCGGCAGCCTGCCCCCGCCCTTTCCCGAGGAGGATCCGGAGAGAACAAAGCACA GGAGGAAACAAAAAGCCCCGAAGAAGTTCACCGGGGAGCAGCCATCGATTTCTGGAACGTTTGGACTGAAAG GGATAAACAAAGTGGAGGAGAAGCTCAAGTCTGGACGTTGCAAGAAGCCAGATGGGGGGGCGTTTAATGAGGAGCCTGTCAGGAAAACCCAGACTCCGGTACCCAAGAAGGAGCCATCACCTCCGTGTTCGG GGAGCCCTGAAGTGCAGTGGCAGCACGCCATTTCAGAGCGGGGGGAGGTGGTCTGTCCCACCTGCTCCCTGGTGACCAGGAAGACGGTTCTGGGTCTCAGGAAGCATATGGAGATCTGTCAGAAG CTCCAGGACGCCCTCAGGTGTCAGCAGTGCCAGAAGCAGTTCAGGTCGAAGGCGGGACTCAACTATCACACCATGGCGGAGCACAGCAGCCAG CCCTCGGGAGGTGAAGGCCAGGCTGGTGATGAGCAAGAAGAGCGGGACAGGCTGCGTAGGGTCCTCAAGCAGATGGGCAGGATCAAGTGCCCCGTGCAA GgctgttctgctcacttctgtagCCTCATGGGCTACCAGTACCACCAAAAGCGCTGCGGCAAGGAGCTATCCGAGGCCGACAAGCCGGTCTTCAAGTGCCAGCACTGCGACAAAACCTACCGGTCCAAAGCGGGCCGGGACTATCACCTGCGCTCCGAGCACGCCGCCACACCTGCCGCCAGTCCCACG CTAAAAGCGGAGGACCTGCCAGTGGCACGGAACCCGGACGCCCTTGGGAAAGTCGCGCGACCGTTGAAGCAAGAGGAACGGGACACAGGAGAGACGAGGGAGACGCAGGatgagcaggagcaggaggaggagctgAACTTGGAGGAGGACTTCGAGAGGACCCCGAGTGGGAGGGTGAGACGTCGCTCCGCCCAGGTGGCAGTCTTCCACCTCCAGGAGATCGCCGAGGACGAGCTCACCAAGGAATGGGGAGCGAAACGGCGCAACAAGGATGACCTCGTCCCCGACATCAAGAGG CTTAACTACACACGCCCCGGACTTCCAAAATTCAGCCCCCGGCTACTGGACAACTGGAAGAATGAGGTCAAGGAGAAGGGCTTCATCTGTTGCCAAAACTCA AACTGTGAAGCGGTGTACTCGAGCGTGTCGGGACTCAAGGCTCATTTAGCGAACTGCAACAAG GGCAATGACGCAGCGGGGAAATACCGGTGTCTGCTGTGCCAGAAGGAGTTCAGCTCAGAGAGCGGCGTGAAATACCACATAAACAAGACTCACTCTCAG AACTGGTTCCGGGCGGCCAGCCATGAGACGGCCAGCATAAAGAGGAAGGAGCCTCAGAACGGGCTGAAGACAGAGCCCCAGGGTGGCAGCGGCGCCGGGAAGAAGAGGGGCCGCAAGCCCAAGGCACGGCCACCCAGCGCCACCCAGAAGGACGCAGGGGACCCCGTCCCGTCAGAGACTCAAAGCCTGAACCCCACCCCCGCTGCGTCGGCACCCAAAACAGAGACGTTTCCCCCCCTACCGGGAGACAGGCCACATCCAAAAAAGTGCTGA
- the znf512b gene encoding zinc finger protein 512B isoform X6: METSSGTLGKLTLGANKGRPVKPPHPPETAWAAGAGDSRHGFACNERAEGKKKGRPRVEIHELRSIPAAMMVQWKEDFKSRSRVKCPSPGCWLEFPSIYGLKYHYQRCQGATLSEKLSHSCPYCEAAFASKIRLQKHKVWNHPERVSQEPKDESKLPKGSAKATVKKRPAENAAAAPVAKVKKEALQLSQNGECAAPIADRNPHAARQAASSETSPDTPGGSESEGGSLPPPFPEEDPERTKHRRKQKAPKKFTGEQPSISGTFGLKGINKVEEKLKSGRCKKPDGGAFNEEPVRKTQTPVPKKEPSPPCSGSPEVQWQHAISERGEVVCPTCSLVTRKTVLGLRKHMEICQKLQDALRCQQCQKQFRSKAGLNYHTMAEHSSQPSGGEGQAGDEQEERDRLRRVLKQMGRIKCPVQGCSAHFCSLMGYQYHQKRCGKELSEADKPVFKCQHCDKTYRSKAGRDYHLRSEHAATPAASPTLKAEDLPVARNPDALGKVARPLKQEERDTGETRETQDEQEQEEELNLEEDFERTPSGRVRRRSAQVAVFHLQEIAEDELTKEWGAKRRNKDDLVPDIKRLNYTRPGLPKFSPRLLDNWKNEVKEKGFICCQNSNCEAVYSSVSGLKAHLANCNKGNDAAGKYRCLLCQKEFSSESGVKYHINKTHSQNWFRAASHETASIKRKEPQNGLKTEPQGGSGAGKKRGRKPKARPPSATQKDAGDPVPSETQSLNPTPAASAPKTETFPPLPGDRPHPKKC; encoded by the exons GCTTCGCTTGTAACGAGAGAGCGGAAGGGAAGAAGAAGGGCCGCCCACGAGTGGAGATCCATGAGCTGAGGAGCATTCCG GCTGccatgatggtccagtggaaggagGACTTCAAGAGCCGCTCCAGAGTGAAGTGTCCCAGCCCAGGCTGCTGGCTGGAGTTCCCCAGCATCTACGGGCTCAAGTACCACTACCAGCGCTGCCAGGGG GCGACTCTGTCGGAGAAGCTGAGCCATAGCTGCCCGTACTGCGAGGCCGCCTTCGCCTCCAAGATACGCTTGCAGAAGCACAAGGTCTGGAATCACCCCGAGAGGGTGTCCCAGGAGCCCAAGGACGAGAGCAAGTTGCCGAAGGGGTCAGCCAAGGCCACGGTGAAAAAGAG GCCGGCGGAGAATGCGGCGGCAGCCCCTGTCGCCAAGGTGAAGAAGGAGGCCTTGCAGCTGTCACAGAACGGCGAGTGTGCCGCGCCCATCGCCGACCGCAATCCACACGCCGCTCGCCAGGCAGCGTCCTCTGAGACCTCGCCCGATACGCCGGGGGGGAGCGAGAGTGAGGGCGGCAGCCTGCCCCCGCCCTTTCCCGAGGAGGATCCGGAGAGAACAAAGCACA GGAGGAAACAAAAAGCCCCGAAGAAGTTCACCGGGGAGCAGCCATCGATTTCTGGAACGTTTGGACTGAAAG GGATAAACAAAGTGGAGGAGAAGCTCAAGTCTGGACGTTGCAAGAAGCCAGATGGGGGGGCGTTTAATGAGGAGCCTGTCAGGAAAACCCAGACTCCGGTACCCAAGAAGGAGCCATCACCTCCGTGTTCGG GGAGCCCTGAAGTGCAGTGGCAGCACGCCATTTCAGAGCGGGGGGAGGTGGTCTGTCCCACCTGCTCCCTGGTGACCAGGAAGACGGTTCTGGGTCTCAGGAAGCATATGGAGATCTGTCAGAAG CTCCAGGACGCCCTCAGGTGTCAGCAGTGCCAGAAGCAGTTCAGGTCGAAGGCGGGACTCAACTATCACACCATGGCGGAGCACAGCAGCCAG CCCTCGGGAGGTGAAGGCCAGGCTGGTGATGAGCAAGAAGAGCGGGACAGGCTGCGTAGGGTCCTCAAGCAGATGGGCAGGATCAAGTGCCCCGTGCAA GgctgttctgctcacttctgtagCCTCATGGGCTACCAGTACCACCAAAAGCGCTGCGGCAAGGAGCTATCCGAGGCCGACAAGCCGGTCTTCAAGTGCCAGCACTGCGACAAAACCTACCGGTCCAAAGCGGGCCGGGACTATCACCTGCGCTCCGAGCACGCCGCCACACCTGCCGCCAGTCCCACG CTAAAAGCGGAGGACCTGCCAGTGGCACGGAACCCGGACGCCCTTGGGAAAGTCGCGCGACCGTTGAAGCAAGAGGAACGGGACACAGGAGAGACGAGGGAGACGCAGGatgagcaggagcaggaggaggagctgAACTTGGAGGAGGACTTCGAGAGGACCCCGAGTGGGAGGGTGAGACGTCGCTCCGCCCAGGTGGCAGTCTTCCACCTCCAGGAGATCGCCGAGGACGAGCTCACCAAGGAATGGGGAGCGAAACGGCGCAACAAGGATGACCTCGTCCCCGACATCAAGAGG CTTAACTACACACGCCCCGGACTTCCAAAATTCAGCCCCCGGCTACTGGACAACTGGAAGAATGAGGTCAAGGAGAAGGGCTTCATCTGTTGCCAAAACTCA AACTGTGAAGCGGTGTACTCGAGCGTGTCGGGACTCAAGGCTCATTTAGCGAACTGCAACAAG GGCAATGACGCAGCGGGGAAATACCGGTGTCTGCTGTGCCAGAAGGAGTTCAGCTCAGAGAGCGGCGTGAAATACCACATAAACAAGACTCACTCTCAG AACTGGTTCCGGGCGGCCAGCCATGAGACGGCCAGCATAAAGAGGAAGGAGCCTCAGAACGGGCTGAAGACAGAGCCCCAGGGTGGCAGCGGCGCCGGGAAGAAGAGGGGCCGCAAGCCCAAGGCACGGCCACCCAGCGCCACCCAGAAGGACGCAGGGGACCCCGTCCCGTCAGAGACTCAAAGCCTGAACCCCACCCCCGCTGCGTCGGCACCCAAAACAGAGACGTTTCCCCCCCTACCGGGAGACAGGCCACATCCAAAAAAGTGCTGA
- the znf512b gene encoding zinc finger protein 512B isoform X1 — METSSGTLGKLTLGANKGRPVKPPHPPETAWAAGAGDSRHGFACNERAEGKKKGRPRVEIHELRSIPAAMMVQWKEDFKSRSRVKCPSPGCWLEFPSIYGLKYHYQRCQGVSAAPNRATLSEKLSHSCPYCEAAFASKIRLQKHKVWNHPERVSQEPKDESKLPKGSAKATVKKRPAENAAAAPVAKVKKEALQLSQNGECAAPIADRNPHAARQAASSETSPDTPGGSESEGGSLPPPFPEEDPERTKHRRKQKAPKKFTGEQPSISGTFGLKGINKVEEKLKSGRCKKPDGGAFNEEPVRKTQTPVPKKEPSPPCSGSPEVQWQHAISERGEVVCPTCSLVTRKTVLGLRKHMEICQKLQDALRCQQCQKQFRSKAGLNYHTMAEHSSQQPSGGEGQAGDEQEERDRLRRVLKQMGRIKCPVQGCSAHFCSLMGYQYHQKRCGKELSEADKPVFKCQHCDKTYRSKAGRDYHLRSEHAATPAASPTLKAEDLPVARNPDALGKVARPLKQEERDTGETRETQDEQEQEEELNLEEDFERTPSGRVRRRSAQVAVFHLQEIAEDELTKEWGAKRRNKDDLVPDIKRLNYTRPGLPKFSPRLLDNWKNEVKEKGFICCQNSNCEAVYSSVSGLKAHLANCNKGNDAAGKYRCLLCQKEFSSESGVKYHINKTHSQNWFRAASHETASIKRKEPQNGLKTEPQGGSGAGKKRGRKPKARPPSATQKDAGDPVPSETQSLNPTPAASAPKTETFPPLPGDRPHPKKC, encoded by the exons GCTTCGCTTGTAACGAGAGAGCGGAAGGGAAGAAGAAGGGCCGCCCACGAGTGGAGATCCATGAGCTGAGGAGCATTCCG GCTGccatgatggtccagtggaaggagGACTTCAAGAGCCGCTCCAGAGTGAAGTGTCCCAGCCCAGGCTGCTGGCTGGAGTTCCCCAGCATCTACGGGCTCAAGTACCACTACCAGCGCTGCCAGGGGGTGAGTGCTGCTCCCAACAGG GCGACTCTGTCGGAGAAGCTGAGCCATAGCTGCCCGTACTGCGAGGCCGCCTTCGCCTCCAAGATACGCTTGCAGAAGCACAAGGTCTGGAATCACCCCGAGAGGGTGTCCCAGGAGCCCAAGGACGAGAGCAAGTTGCCGAAGGGGTCAGCCAAGGCCACGGTGAAAAAGAG GCCGGCGGAGAATGCGGCGGCAGCCCCTGTCGCCAAGGTGAAGAAGGAGGCCTTGCAGCTGTCACAGAACGGCGAGTGTGCCGCGCCCATCGCCGACCGCAATCCACACGCCGCTCGCCAGGCAGCGTCCTCTGAGACCTCGCCCGATACGCCGGGGGGGAGCGAGAGTGAGGGCGGCAGCCTGCCCCCGCCCTTTCCCGAGGAGGATCCGGAGAGAACAAAGCACA GGAGGAAACAAAAAGCCCCGAAGAAGTTCACCGGGGAGCAGCCATCGATTTCTGGAACGTTTGGACTGAAAG GGATAAACAAAGTGGAGGAGAAGCTCAAGTCTGGACGTTGCAAGAAGCCAGATGGGGGGGCGTTTAATGAGGAGCCTGTCAGGAAAACCCAGACTCCGGTACCCAAGAAGGAGCCATCACCTCCGTGTTCGG GGAGCCCTGAAGTGCAGTGGCAGCACGCCATTTCAGAGCGGGGGGAGGTGGTCTGTCCCACCTGCTCCCTGGTGACCAGGAAGACGGTTCTGGGTCTCAGGAAGCATATGGAGATCTGTCAGAAG CTCCAGGACGCCCTCAGGTGTCAGCAGTGCCAGAAGCAGTTCAGGTCGAAGGCGGGACTCAACTATCACACCATGGCGGAGCACAGCAGCCAG CAGCCCTCGGGAGGTGAAGGCCAGGCTGGTGATGAGCAAGAAGAGCGGGACAGGCTGCGTAGGGTCCTCAAGCAGATGGGCAGGATCAAGTGCCCCGTGCAA GgctgttctgctcacttctgtagCCTCATGGGCTACCAGTACCACCAAAAGCGCTGCGGCAAGGAGCTATCCGAGGCCGACAAGCCGGTCTTCAAGTGCCAGCACTGCGACAAAACCTACCGGTCCAAAGCGGGCCGGGACTATCACCTGCGCTCCGAGCACGCCGCCACACCTGCCGCCAGTCCCACG CTAAAAGCGGAGGACCTGCCAGTGGCACGGAACCCGGACGCCCTTGGGAAAGTCGCGCGACCGTTGAAGCAAGAGGAACGGGACACAGGAGAGACGAGGGAGACGCAGGatgagcaggagcaggaggaggagctgAACTTGGAGGAGGACTTCGAGAGGACCCCGAGTGGGAGGGTGAGACGTCGCTCCGCCCAGGTGGCAGTCTTCCACCTCCAGGAGATCGCCGAGGACGAGCTCACCAAGGAATGGGGAGCGAAACGGCGCAACAAGGATGACCTCGTCCCCGACATCAAGAGG CTTAACTACACACGCCCCGGACTTCCAAAATTCAGCCCCCGGCTACTGGACAACTGGAAGAATGAGGTCAAGGAGAAGGGCTTCATCTGTTGCCAAAACTCA AACTGTGAAGCGGTGTACTCGAGCGTGTCGGGACTCAAGGCTCATTTAGCGAACTGCAACAAG GGCAATGACGCAGCGGGGAAATACCGGTGTCTGCTGTGCCAGAAGGAGTTCAGCTCAGAGAGCGGCGTGAAATACCACATAAACAAGACTCACTCTCAG AACTGGTTCCGGGCGGCCAGCCATGAGACGGCCAGCATAAAGAGGAAGGAGCCTCAGAACGGGCTGAAGACAGAGCCCCAGGGTGGCAGCGGCGCCGGGAAGAAGAGGGGCCGCAAGCCCAAGGCACGGCCACCCAGCGCCACCCAGAAGGACGCAGGGGACCCCGTCCCGTCAGAGACTCAAAGCCTGAACCCCACCCCCGCTGCGTCGGCACCCAAAACAGAGACGTTTCCCCCCCTACCGGGAGACAGGCCACATCCAAAAAAGTGCTGA
- the znf512b gene encoding zinc finger protein 512B isoform X3 has protein sequence METSSGTLGKLTLGANKGRPVKPPHPPETAWAAGAGDSRHGFACNERAEGKKKGRPRVEIHELRSIPAAMMVQWKEDFKSRSRVKCPSPGCWLEFPSIYGLKYHYQRCQGATLSEKLSHSCPYCEAAFASKIRLQKHKVWNHPERVSQEPKDESKLPKGSAKATVKKRPAENAAAAPVAKVKKEALQLSQNGECAAPIADRNPHAARQAASSETSPDTPGGSESEGGSLPPPFPEEDPERTKHRRKQKAPKKFTGEQPSISGTFGLKGINKVEEKLKSGRCKKPDGGAFNEEPVRKTQTPVPKKEPSPPCSGSPEVQWQHAISERGEVVCPTCSLVTRKTVLGLRKHMEICQKLQDALRCQQCQKQFRSKAGLNYHTMAEHSSQQPSGGEGQAGDEQEERDRLRRVLKQMGRIKCPVQGCSAHFCSLMGYQYHQKRCGKELSEADKPVFKCQHCDKTYRSKAGRDYHLRSEHAATPAASPTLKAEDLPVARNPDALGKVARPLKQEERDTGETRETQDEQEQEEELNLEEDFERTPSGRVRRRSAQVAVFHLQEIAEDELTKEWGAKRRNKDDLVPDIKRLNYTRPGLPKFSPRLLDNWKNEVKEKGFICCQNSNCEAVYSSVSGLKAHLANCNKGNDAAGKYRCLLCQKEFSSESGVKYHINKTHSQNWFRAASHETASIKRKEPQNGLKTEPQGGSGAGKKRGRKPKARPPSATQKDAGDPVPSETQSLNPTPAASAPKTETFPPLPGDRPHPKKC, from the exons GCTTCGCTTGTAACGAGAGAGCGGAAGGGAAGAAGAAGGGCCGCCCACGAGTGGAGATCCATGAGCTGAGGAGCATTCCG GCTGccatgatggtccagtggaaggagGACTTCAAGAGCCGCTCCAGAGTGAAGTGTCCCAGCCCAGGCTGCTGGCTGGAGTTCCCCAGCATCTACGGGCTCAAGTACCACTACCAGCGCTGCCAGGGG GCGACTCTGTCGGAGAAGCTGAGCCATAGCTGCCCGTACTGCGAGGCCGCCTTCGCCTCCAAGATACGCTTGCAGAAGCACAAGGTCTGGAATCACCCCGAGAGGGTGTCCCAGGAGCCCAAGGACGAGAGCAAGTTGCCGAAGGGGTCAGCCAAGGCCACGGTGAAAAAGAG GCCGGCGGAGAATGCGGCGGCAGCCCCTGTCGCCAAGGTGAAGAAGGAGGCCTTGCAGCTGTCACAGAACGGCGAGTGTGCCGCGCCCATCGCCGACCGCAATCCACACGCCGCTCGCCAGGCAGCGTCCTCTGAGACCTCGCCCGATACGCCGGGGGGGAGCGAGAGTGAGGGCGGCAGCCTGCCCCCGCCCTTTCCCGAGGAGGATCCGGAGAGAACAAAGCACA GGAGGAAACAAAAAGCCCCGAAGAAGTTCACCGGGGAGCAGCCATCGATTTCTGGAACGTTTGGACTGAAAG GGATAAACAAAGTGGAGGAGAAGCTCAAGTCTGGACGTTGCAAGAAGCCAGATGGGGGGGCGTTTAATGAGGAGCCTGTCAGGAAAACCCAGACTCCGGTACCCAAGAAGGAGCCATCACCTCCGTGTTCGG GGAGCCCTGAAGTGCAGTGGCAGCACGCCATTTCAGAGCGGGGGGAGGTGGTCTGTCCCACCTGCTCCCTGGTGACCAGGAAGACGGTTCTGGGTCTCAGGAAGCATATGGAGATCTGTCAGAAG CTCCAGGACGCCCTCAGGTGTCAGCAGTGCCAGAAGCAGTTCAGGTCGAAGGCGGGACTCAACTATCACACCATGGCGGAGCACAGCAGCCAG CAGCCCTCGGGAGGTGAAGGCCAGGCTGGTGATGAGCAAGAAGAGCGGGACAGGCTGCGTAGGGTCCTCAAGCAGATGGGCAGGATCAAGTGCCCCGTGCAA GgctgttctgctcacttctgtagCCTCATGGGCTACCAGTACCACCAAAAGCGCTGCGGCAAGGAGCTATCCGAGGCCGACAAGCCGGTCTTCAAGTGCCAGCACTGCGACAAAACCTACCGGTCCAAAGCGGGCCGGGACTATCACCTGCGCTCCGAGCACGCCGCCACACCTGCCGCCAGTCCCACG CTAAAAGCGGAGGACCTGCCAGTGGCACGGAACCCGGACGCCCTTGGGAAAGTCGCGCGACCGTTGAAGCAAGAGGAACGGGACACAGGAGAGACGAGGGAGACGCAGGatgagcaggagcaggaggaggagctgAACTTGGAGGAGGACTTCGAGAGGACCCCGAGTGGGAGGGTGAGACGTCGCTCCGCCCAGGTGGCAGTCTTCCACCTCCAGGAGATCGCCGAGGACGAGCTCACCAAGGAATGGGGAGCGAAACGGCGCAACAAGGATGACCTCGTCCCCGACATCAAGAGG CTTAACTACACACGCCCCGGACTTCCAAAATTCAGCCCCCGGCTACTGGACAACTGGAAGAATGAGGTCAAGGAGAAGGGCTTCATCTGTTGCCAAAACTCA AACTGTGAAGCGGTGTACTCGAGCGTGTCGGGACTCAAGGCTCATTTAGCGAACTGCAACAAG GGCAATGACGCAGCGGGGAAATACCGGTGTCTGCTGTGCCAGAAGGAGTTCAGCTCAGAGAGCGGCGTGAAATACCACATAAACAAGACTCACTCTCAG AACTGGTTCCGGGCGGCCAGCCATGAGACGGCCAGCATAAAGAGGAAGGAGCCTCAGAACGGGCTGAAGACAGAGCCCCAGGGTGGCAGCGGCGCCGGGAAGAAGAGGGGCCGCAAGCCCAAGGCACGGCCACCCAGCGCCACCCAGAAGGACGCAGGGGACCCCGTCCCGTCAGAGACTCAAAGCCTGAACCCCACCCCCGCTGCGTCGGCACCCAAAACAGAGACGTTTCCCCCCCTACCGGGAGACAGGCCACATCCAAAAAAGTGCTGA
- the znf512b gene encoding zinc finger protein 512B isoform X5 produces MMVQWKEDFKSRSRVKCPSPGCWLEFPSIYGLKYHYQRCQGATLSEKLSHSCPYCEAAFASKIRLQKHKVWNHPERVSQEPKDESKLPKGSAKATVKKRPAENAAAAPVAKVKKEALQLSQNGECAAPIADRNPHAARQAASSETSPDTPGGSESEGGSLPPPFPEEDPERTKHRRKQKAPKKFTGEQPSISGTFGLKGINKVEEKLKSGRCKKPDGGAFNEEPVRKTQTPVPKKEPSPPCSGSPEVQWQHAISERGEVVCPTCSLVTRKTVLGLRKHMEICQKLQDALRCQQCQKQFRSKAGLNYHTMAEHSSQQPSGGEGQAGDEQEERDRLRRVLKQMGRIKCPVQGCSAHFCSLMGYQYHQKRCGKELSEADKPVFKCQHCDKTYRSKAGRDYHLRSEHAATPAASPTLKAEDLPVARNPDALGKVARPLKQEERDTGETRETQDEQEQEEELNLEEDFERTPSGRVRRRSAQVAVFHLQEIAEDELTKEWGAKRRNKDDLVPDIKRLNYTRPGLPKFSPRLLDNWKNEVKEKGFICCQNSNCEAVYSSVSGLKAHLANCNKGNDAAGKYRCLLCQKEFSSESGVKYHINKTHSQNWFRAASHETASIKRKEPQNGLKTEPQGGSGAGKKRGRKPKARPPSATQKDAGDPVPSETQSLNPTPAASAPKTETFPPLPGDRPHPKKC; encoded by the exons atgatggtccagtggaaggagGACTTCAAGAGCCGCTCCAGAGTGAAGTGTCCCAGCCCAGGCTGCTGGCTGGAGTTCCCCAGCATCTACGGGCTCAAGTACCACTACCAGCGCTGCCAGGGG GCGACTCTGTCGGAGAAGCTGAGCCATAGCTGCCCGTACTGCGAGGCCGCCTTCGCCTCCAAGATACGCTTGCAGAAGCACAAGGTCTGGAATCACCCCGAGAGGGTGTCCCAGGAGCCCAAGGACGAGAGCAAGTTGCCGAAGGGGTCAGCCAAGGCCACGGTGAAAAAGAG GCCGGCGGAGAATGCGGCGGCAGCCCCTGTCGCCAAGGTGAAGAAGGAGGCCTTGCAGCTGTCACAGAACGGCGAGTGTGCCGCGCCCATCGCCGACCGCAATCCACACGCCGCTCGCCAGGCAGCGTCCTCTGAGACCTCGCCCGATACGCCGGGGGGGAGCGAGAGTGAGGGCGGCAGCCTGCCCCCGCCCTTTCCCGAGGAGGATCCGGAGAGAACAAAGCACA GGAGGAAACAAAAAGCCCCGAAGAAGTTCACCGGGGAGCAGCCATCGATTTCTGGAACGTTTGGACTGAAAG GGATAAACAAAGTGGAGGAGAAGCTCAAGTCTGGACGTTGCAAGAAGCCAGATGGGGGGGCGTTTAATGAGGAGCCTGTCAGGAAAACCCAGACTCCGGTACCCAAGAAGGAGCCATCACCTCCGTGTTCGG GGAGCCCTGAAGTGCAGTGGCAGCACGCCATTTCAGAGCGGGGGGAGGTGGTCTGTCCCACCTGCTCCCTGGTGACCAGGAAGACGGTTCTGGGTCTCAGGAAGCATATGGAGATCTGTCAGAAG CTCCAGGACGCCCTCAGGTGTCAGCAGTGCCAGAAGCAGTTCAGGTCGAAGGCGGGACTCAACTATCACACCATGGCGGAGCACAGCAGCCAG CAGCCCTCGGGAGGTGAAGGCCAGGCTGGTGATGAGCAAGAAGAGCGGGACAGGCTGCGTAGGGTCCTCAAGCAGATGGGCAGGATCAAGTGCCCCGTGCAA GgctgttctgctcacttctgtagCCTCATGGGCTACCAGTACCACCAAAAGCGCTGCGGCAAGGAGCTATCCGAGGCCGACAAGCCGGTCTTCAAGTGCCAGCACTGCGACAAAACCTACCGGTCCAAAGCGGGCCGGGACTATCACCTGCGCTCCGAGCACGCCGCCACACCTGCCGCCAGTCCCACG CTAAAAGCGGAGGACCTGCCAGTGGCACGGAACCCGGACGCCCTTGGGAAAGTCGCGCGACCGTTGAAGCAAGAGGAACGGGACACAGGAGAGACGAGGGAGACGCAGGatgagcaggagcaggaggaggagctgAACTTGGAGGAGGACTTCGAGAGGACCCCGAGTGGGAGGGTGAGACGTCGCTCCGCCCAGGTGGCAGTCTTCCACCTCCAGGAGATCGCCGAGGACGAGCTCACCAAGGAATGGGGAGCGAAACGGCGCAACAAGGATGACCTCGTCCCCGACATCAAGAGG CTTAACTACACACGCCCCGGACTTCCAAAATTCAGCCCCCGGCTACTGGACAACTGGAAGAATGAGGTCAAGGAGAAGGGCTTCATCTGTTGCCAAAACTCA AACTGTGAAGCGGTGTACTCGAGCGTGTCGGGACTCAAGGCTCATTTAGCGAACTGCAACAAG GGCAATGACGCAGCGGGGAAATACCGGTGTCTGCTGTGCCAGAAGGAGTTCAGCTCAGAGAGCGGCGTGAAATACCACATAAACAAGACTCACTCTCAG AACTGGTTCCGGGCGGCCAGCCATGAGACGGCCAGCATAAAGAGGAAGGAGCCTCAGAACGGGCTGAAGACAGAGCCCCAGGGTGGCAGCGGCGCCGGGAAGAAGAGGGGCCGCAAGCCCAAGGCACGGCCACCCAGCGCCACCCAGAAGGACGCAGGGGACCCCGTCCCGTCAGAGACTCAAAGCCTGAACCCCACCCCCGCTGCGTCGGCACCCAAAACAGAGACGTTTCCCCCCCTACCGGGAGACAGGCCACATCCAAAAAAGTGCTGA